A genome region from Streptomyces sp. S4.7 includes the following:
- a CDS encoding ABC transporter ATP-binding protein, whose protein sequence is MLELTGLTAGYHGGTVLHDIDLTVPAGSVHAIVGHNGAGKTTLVHSVAGFIRPSAGSVRLNGRDMTGQPAHRVARAGIGLVPQGRRVFAGLTVAEHLRLSYRPPRRGDATRPSAWTPARVLELLPRLGERRGNRGTDLSGGEQQMLALARALLGSPSVLLMDEPTEGLAPGLVKQVYELVGTLAEEGIAVLLVSPSPTQAAECARAITVLTSGRPTLRMSGEDARADPSRLHESLELTPTRPTPH, encoded by the coding sequence ATGCTGGAACTCACCGGCCTGACGGCGGGCTACCACGGCGGCACCGTCCTGCACGACATCGATCTGACCGTCCCCGCCGGCTCCGTCCACGCGATCGTGGGCCACAACGGGGCGGGCAAGACCACCCTCGTCCACAGCGTGGCGGGGTTCATCCGCCCGTCCGCCGGCTCGGTACGGCTCAACGGCCGGGACATGACCGGGCAGCCCGCGCACCGGGTGGCGCGCGCCGGGATCGGCCTCGTACCGCAGGGCCGCCGGGTCTTCGCCGGGCTCACCGTCGCGGAGCACCTGCGGCTCTCCTACCGCCCGCCGCGCCGCGGCGACGCGACGCGGCCCAGCGCGTGGACCCCGGCGCGGGTGCTGGAGCTGTTGCCCCGGCTGGGTGAGCGCCGGGGCAACCGGGGCACGGACCTGTCCGGCGGCGAGCAGCAGATGCTCGCCCTGGCGCGTGCGCTGCTCGGCTCGCCGAGCGTGCTGCTGATGGACGAGCCGACGGAGGGGCTGGCGCCCGGTCTGGTCAAGCAGGTCTACGAGCTGGTCGGCACCCTGGCGGAGGAGGGGATCGCGGTGCTGCTGGTCTCACCGAGCCCCACGCAGGCGGCGGAGTGCGCCCGCGCGATCACGGTCCTCACCTCGGGCCGCCCGACCCTGCGGATGTCGGGCGAGGACGCCCGCGCGGACCCGTCACGACTCCACGAGTCCCTGGAACTGACCCCGACCCGCCCCACGCCGCACTGA
- a CDS encoding ABC transporter ATP-binding protein: MTANTPATAPVLDLKNLLRRYGSLTAVDDVSLRLPAGARHAVIGPNGAGKTTLLNLIAGTDRPDQGTIALSGADITRTATAKRSRLGIARSFQQPSVIGELTVLDNIVLAGWRHHPLRRGAWRRPSRYRQHAESAERHLEAVGLADSARRPAADLSHGQRRMLDLAAALAGDPRLLLLDEPAAGLTDGDIGRLLTILGGLPDSVAVILVEHHVEVVAELAETVTVLAAGRVLITGPTAEALAHPEVRDAYHATGGTGGTGGTGGDGTGGGKDSAVRDTAEARG, encoded by the coding sequence ATGACAGCCAACACGCCGGCCACGGCGCCGGTACTGGACCTGAAGAACCTCCTCCGGCGGTACGGGAGCCTCACCGCCGTCGACGACGTCAGCCTCCGGCTCCCCGCCGGAGCACGGCACGCCGTCATCGGGCCCAACGGCGCCGGCAAGACCACCCTGCTCAACCTCATCGCCGGTACCGACCGCCCCGACCAGGGCACCATCGCCCTGAGCGGCGCCGACATCACCCGTACGGCCACCGCCAAACGCAGCCGTCTCGGCATCGCCCGCAGCTTTCAACAGCCTTCCGTCATAGGCGAGTTGACCGTGCTGGACAACATCGTGCTGGCCGGCTGGCGGCACCACCCGCTGCGCCGGGGCGCGTGGCGGCGGCCCTCCCGCTACCGGCAGCACGCCGAGTCCGCGGAGCGCCACCTGGAGGCCGTCGGCCTCGCCGACTCGGCCCGCAGGCCCGCTGCCGACCTCTCCCACGGCCAGCGCCGCATGCTCGACCTCGCGGCGGCCCTCGCGGGCGACCCACGCCTGCTGCTGCTCGACGAACCGGCCGCCGGGCTGACCGACGGCGACATCGGCCGTCTGCTCACGATCCTGGGCGGCCTCCCGGACAGCGTGGCCGTCATCCTGGTGGAGCACCACGTCGAGGTCGTCGCCGAACTCGCCGAGACGGTGACCGTGTTGGCGGCCGGACGGGTCCTGATCACCGGCCCCACCGCCGAGGCGCTCGCCCATCCGGAGGTCCGCGACGCCTATCACGCCACCGGTGGCACCGGTGGCACCGGTGGCACCGGCGGCGACGGCACCGGCGGCGGCAAGGACAGCGCCGTACGCGACACCGCAGAAGCGAGAGGGTGA
- a CDS encoding ABC transporter permease, which translates to MNLLDAHFVPAVDGVAYGLLLFVVAAGLSLAFGTAGVLNLSHGTLYAIGAYTGAELSDGTWGGLAVGLAAGTAAAAAAGAGLSAATIPLARRGHLAQALLTFGLALIGGNLLIEFFGADELPVRVPEALDSSVTLLGHRYPAYRLCFILMAVLLAAFGTWVLTRTRVGAAVRASADDPQMLATTGHSPRAVHTGVLVAAGALAGAAGVLGAPIIGPGAGTADTVLMLSLVVVVLGGLRSLWTTLFAAIAVGQVQTLGVSVAPDWAPYLLFAAMAAVLILRSQVTEPATSGAHGGGDGGADPVEWLRRRLSASFKGRGAGAANAAPSGGVRSGALASGTGAGQAEVGRSGGRGMLPWLLRGGGDGDLASRVRRAAPLLVLLGVLIALPTLLDAYTISLAGSALALGLLAVSVTILTGYAGLPTLGQTAPFAVGAYATANLADAGWTVGPVQIVVAAIAAALFSLVTGPAVIRARGTTVLMITLAIGELASAAINQLKSVTGGADGLVGFPATQALWGGEGMVDESEVYNYALAVGVVAVCVTLLVLRSPAGKLLTGTRNAEARMRASGHPVGRYLLMAHIGAGALAGVGGSVMVTVQQYLSPADVGFEIAAFALLAAVIGGNTSVVGALIGAGLIVSTRDWVASSWPGHGHLLLGVLFVAAVYLLPRGLAGLRAGPGSGGRGAARTDRHPSGHDSAPAGKVAP; encoded by the coding sequence ATGAATCTCCTTGATGCCCACTTCGTGCCGGCGGTGGACGGCGTGGCCTACGGGCTGCTGCTGTTCGTCGTCGCCGCCGGCCTGAGTCTCGCCTTCGGCACCGCGGGCGTGCTGAACCTGTCACACGGCACGCTGTACGCGATCGGCGCCTATACCGGTGCCGAGTTGAGTGACGGGACCTGGGGCGGACTCGCCGTCGGACTGGCGGCCGGAACCGCGGCGGCTGCCGCCGCCGGGGCCGGTCTGTCCGCAGCGACCATCCCCCTGGCCCGTCGTGGGCATCTCGCACAAGCACTGCTGACGTTCGGGCTCGCCCTGATCGGCGGCAATCTGCTCATCGAGTTCTTCGGAGCCGACGAGCTACCGGTACGCGTCCCCGAGGCGCTCGACTCCTCGGTGACGCTGCTGGGCCACCGGTACCCCGCGTACCGGCTCTGCTTCATCCTCATGGCCGTGCTGCTGGCGGCCTTCGGTACGTGGGTGCTCACCCGGACCCGGGTGGGCGCCGCCGTACGGGCCTCCGCCGACGACCCGCAGATGCTGGCCACCACCGGGCACAGCCCCCGCGCCGTGCACACCGGTGTCCTGGTGGCCGCCGGGGCGCTGGCGGGGGCCGCCGGGGTGCTCGGCGCGCCCATCATCGGGCCGGGCGCCGGCACGGCCGACACCGTGCTGATGCTCTCGCTCGTGGTCGTCGTGCTGGGCGGGCTGCGGTCGCTGTGGACCACGCTGTTCGCGGCGATCGCCGTCGGCCAGGTGCAGACGCTCGGTGTCTCGGTGGCGCCGGACTGGGCGCCGTACCTGCTGTTCGCGGCCATGGCCGCCGTACTGATCCTGCGCTCGCAGGTCACCGAACCGGCGACGTCGGGGGCGCACGGCGGCGGGGACGGTGGCGCGGACCCGGTCGAGTGGCTGCGGCGACGGCTCTCCGCGTCGTTCAAGGGGCGGGGAGCGGGTGCCGCGAACGCGGCCCCGTCCGGTGGTGTCCGGTCCGGGGCGCTCGCGTCCGGGACCGGCGCCGGTCAGGCCGAAGTGGGCCGGTCCGGGGGCCGTGGCATGTTGCCGTGGCTGCTCCGGGGCGGCGGCGACGGCGACCTCGCCTCGCGGGTGCGCCGGGCCGCTCCGCTCCTCGTCCTGCTCGGCGTACTCATCGCCCTGCCGACACTGCTCGACGCCTACACCATCTCGCTGGCCGGCTCCGCGCTCGCCCTCGGGCTGCTCGCGGTCAGCGTCACGATCCTGACCGGCTATGCCGGGCTGCCGACCCTGGGCCAGACGGCGCCGTTCGCCGTCGGCGCGTACGCCACCGCGAATCTCGCCGACGCCGGCTGGACGGTCGGCCCGGTCCAGATCGTCGTCGCGGCGATCGCCGCCGCGCTGTTCTCCCTGGTGACGGGGCCTGCGGTGATCAGAGCCCGTGGGACCACGGTCCTGATGATCACCCTCGCCATCGGCGAGCTGGCGAGCGCGGCGATCAACCAGCTCAAGTCCGTGACCGGCGGCGCCGACGGCCTCGTCGGCTTCCCGGCCACGCAGGCGCTCTGGGGCGGCGAGGGGATGGTCGACGAGAGCGAGGTCTACAACTACGCGCTCGCCGTCGGGGTCGTCGCCGTCTGCGTCACCCTGCTCGTGCTGCGTTCCCCCGCCGGAAAGCTGCTGACCGGCACCCGTAACGCCGAGGCCCGCATGCGCGCCTCCGGTCACCCCGTCGGGCGCTACCTGCTGATGGCGCACATCGGCGCCGGCGCGCTCGCCGGGGTCGGCGGCTCGGTCATGGTCACCGTGCAGCAGTACCTCTCCCCCGCCGACGTCGGTTTCGAGATCGCGGCGTTCGCGCTGCTGGCGGCCGTCATCGGCGGCAACACCTCCGTGGTCGGCGCCCTGATCGGCGCCGGACTGATCGTCAGCACCCGCGACTGGGTGGCCAGTTCATGGCCCGGCCACGGCCATCTGCTGCTCGGCGTCCTGTTCGTCGCCGCCGTCTACCTGCTCCCGCGCGGTCTGGCAGGACTGCGCGCCGGGCCCGGTTCCGGCGGACGGGGAGCGGCCAGGACCGACCGTCACCCGTCCGGCCACGACAGCGCTCCGGCAGGGAAGGTCGCCCCATGA
- a CDS encoding ABC transporter substrate-binding protein — MFFDISIRGRSRVRPVGAAALALGLAAVTGCSGDSGAGDDTVKIGLVASLSGTYEPVGTELRKGFELYLATHDNKLGGREVELIVADEGDGPPTAVPAATKLIKKDKVDALTGLVGGGSVNAVLPLIDQAKIPLLGSNARPLVKDTKYIWTTSFLSDEPGKAIAPYIKEKVDGPVYAIGPDYQGGYDELRGFTDEFKKVGGELANPDGKTKWTPFPKTTNFLPYFADIAKTDAKAVYCFYAGKAAIDFAKQYAQSDVADLPLYTAFVTEGSVLQAQGDAAKDVYSVLNYAADLDNEANRKFAADWTAKHETQPTTFAMASYDAAAVLDQAISDAAKKGDVTPEAINDAIGGLGQINSPRGNWEFGDKAHSPVQQWYLRQVRKDGDQLANVMVQDLATLGS, encoded by the coding sequence ATGTTCTTCGACATATCCATACGTGGCCGCAGCAGAGTCCGGCCGGTCGGCGCAGCCGCCCTCGCACTCGGCCTGGCTGCCGTCACCGGGTGCAGCGGCGACAGCGGCGCCGGCGACGACACTGTGAAGATCGGCCTGGTGGCTTCGCTGTCAGGCACCTACGAGCCCGTCGGCACGGAGCTGCGCAAGGGCTTCGAGCTGTACCTGGCGACGCATGACAACAAGCTGGGCGGCCGTGAGGTCGAGCTGATCGTGGCGGACGAGGGCGACGGTCCGCCGACCGCCGTCCCCGCGGCCACCAAGCTGATCAAGAAGGACAAGGTCGACGCGCTGACCGGCCTGGTCGGCGGCGGTTCGGTCAACGCGGTGCTGCCGCTGATCGACCAGGCCAAGATCCCGCTGCTCGGCTCGAACGCCCGCCCCCTCGTCAAGGACACGAAGTACATCTGGACGACGAGCTTCCTCTCCGACGAGCCGGGCAAGGCCATCGCCCCGTACATCAAGGAGAAGGTGGACGGCCCGGTCTACGCGATCGGCCCGGACTACCAGGGTGGCTACGACGAACTGCGCGGCTTCACGGACGAGTTCAAGAAGGTCGGCGGCGAGCTGGCCAACCCGGACGGCAAGACCAAGTGGACGCCGTTCCCGAAGACCACGAACTTCCTGCCGTACTTCGCCGACATCGCCAAGACGGACGCGAAGGCGGTGTACTGCTTCTACGCCGGCAAGGCCGCCATCGACTTCGCCAAGCAGTACGCGCAGTCGGACGTCGCCGACCTGCCGCTGTACACGGCCTTCGTCACCGAGGGCAGTGTGCTCCAGGCTCAGGGTGACGCGGCGAAGGACGTCTACTCGGTCCTGAACTACGCGGCCGACCTCGACAACGAGGCCAACCGCAAGTTCGCCGCCGACTGGACCGCCAAGCACGAGACCCAGCCGACGACCTTCGCCATGGCCTCGTACGACGCGGCCGCCGTGCTGGACCAGGCGATCAGCGACGCCGCCAAGAAGGGCGACGTGACGCCGGAGGCCATCAACGACGCCATCGGCGGTCTCGGCCAGATCAACAGCCCTCGCGGCAACTGGGAGTTCGGCGACAAGGCGCACTCGCCGGTGCAGCAGTGGTACCTGCGCCAGGTACGCAAGGACGGTGACCAGCTGGCCAACGTCATGGTCCAGGACCTGGCGACCCTCGGCAGCTGA
- a CDS encoding roadblock/LC7 domain-containing protein, with product MTTSPNDLSWILSGFAGRIPEVTQAIAVSVDGLALAYTGVERDDADRLAAIASGVVNLLSAAAQLTNTDPVEHSLTAMEGGYMFSMAVSSGASLLVTTTRDADIGEVSYMMSELINQVGDSLSPQIRDTDAQPSR from the coding sequence ATGACCACCTCACCCAACGACCTCAGCTGGATCCTCAGCGGATTCGCCGGGCGCATCCCGGAGGTCACCCAGGCGATAGCCGTGTCCGTGGACGGACTCGCACTGGCCTACACCGGGGTGGAGCGTGACGACGCCGACCGACTGGCTGCCATCGCGTCGGGTGTCGTCAACCTGCTCTCCGCCGCTGCCCAGTTGACGAACACCGACCCTGTCGAGCACAGCCTGACCGCCATGGAGGGCGGTTACATGTTCTCGATGGCCGTCTCCAGCGGCGCGTCCCTGCTGGTCACGACCACCAGGGACGCGGACATCGGCGAGGTCAGCTACATGATGTCCGAACTGATCAACCAGGTCGGCGACTCCCTGAGCCCCCAGATCCGCGACACGGACGCCCAGCCCTCCCGCTGA